One Chitinispirillum alkaliphilum genomic region harbors:
- a CDS encoding Phosphoenolpyruvate-protein phosphotransferase of PTS system, with protein sequence MSRFREKTRRELYGESISPGVAIADALQYKPISLDALEMNSFPVEDISKELNRLDYAIAKSRNQLIQIFQRLSEKDNSGIHDIFKVQLQLLEDRSFLEELKQLLSAQKMNIEHVIASQMRVLETRFRSITDEALRTKFMDIQDAYQRILRNLLEIEHVRTNPMQRIEKPVVFVSEKLLPSDVALLDFKKIEGIIIEEGSRLSHVAVISKSMGIPAIIRTPGAGTLIRSGDPVIVDGYTGKVIVYPDAAELSSYKEKREHFVSRSRPKLQQSQISKPCRTKDGRRVKLEANIGSVKEAQAAVSLGAEGVGLLRSELFYMSFAHRPTINEETDFYQKISSIIHHKPLTIRVLDLGADKSLPFLQSYEEENPQLGIRGIRYLLKNKDLFRDHISSIIPLCKIAPIKIALPFISVTSDLEKALEIINQVCREQKVEREIVKVGIMVEIPSVALSIHSFLSKVDFVNIGTNDLIQYTFAASREDSDLEEYRQSVHPVILRLIRSIARTGMLMGKEVSVCGEAAGEAMSAALLVGAGISSLSMQPNSIPIVKEALSNWRYSDLKKLSRKALQLETNLKVTELLEKFSKQQNGV encoded by the coding sequence ATGAGCAGATTTCGAGAAAAAACCAGACGTGAACTTTATGGCGAGAGTATCTCCCCTGGTGTTGCCATAGCGGATGCTCTTCAATATAAGCCAATCTCTCTTGATGCCCTTGAGATGAACAGCTTTCCGGTTGAGGATATCTCAAAAGAACTCAACCGGCTTGATTACGCCATCGCCAAAAGCAGAAACCAACTTATTCAAATCTTTCAGCGTCTCTCAGAAAAGGACAACTCCGGGATTCATGATATCTTTAAAGTCCAGCTCCAGCTCCTGGAGGACCGCTCTTTTCTCGAAGAGCTCAAGCAGCTGCTCTCAGCGCAGAAAATGAACATCGAACATGTAATCGCCAGCCAGATGCGGGTACTGGAAACCCGATTCAGATCCATTACCGATGAAGCACTGCGCACAAAATTTATGGATATCCAGGATGCCTATCAGCGCATCTTGAGAAACCTCCTTGAGATTGAGCACGTAAGAACAAACCCCATGCAGCGGATTGAAAAACCTGTTGTGTTTGTCTCCGAAAAACTACTCCCTTCAGATGTGGCACTGTTAGACTTCAAAAAAATAGAGGGTATCATAATTGAGGAGGGCAGCAGACTCTCTCATGTAGCGGTCATCTCCAAATCAATGGGTATACCTGCCATTATCCGAACTCCCGGCGCCGGTACACTTATTCGCTCCGGAGACCCGGTGATAGTGGATGGATACACCGGTAAGGTTATAGTGTATCCGGATGCAGCAGAACTCTCTTCTTATAAAGAAAAAAGAGAACATTTCGTCTCCCGAAGCAGACCTAAATTACAACAATCTCAGATTTCAAAACCGTGCCGTACGAAAGATGGCAGACGGGTTAAGCTCGAAGCCAATATCGGTTCAGTAAAGGAAGCCCAGGCTGCGGTGAGTTTAGGGGCAGAAGGAGTAGGGCTGTTACGCTCAGAACTCTTTTATATGTCTTTTGCACACCGCCCCACGATAAACGAAGAAACCGATTTTTACCAAAAAATAAGCAGTATCATTCATCATAAACCCCTCACAATCCGTGTTTTGGATCTGGGAGCCGACAAGTCTCTCCCCTTTTTGCAGTCCTACGAGGAGGAAAATCCACAGCTTGGTATCAGAGGAATTCGTTATCTGCTAAAAAACAAAGATCTCTTTCGGGATCATATCTCAAGTATAATCCCACTGTGCAAAATTGCTCCGATAAAAATCGCTCTTCCATTTATTTCCGTTACCAGTGATCTGGAAAAAGCTCTGGAGATAATTAATCAGGTCTGCAGAGAGCAGAAAGTTGAGAGGGAAATAGTAAAGGTGGGAATTATGGTCGAAATTCCTTCTGTTGCACTCTCGATTCATTCATTTTTATCGAAAGTTGATTTTGTGAATATCGGAACAAATGACCTGATTCAGTATACATTCGCCGCAAGCCGTGAAGACAGTGATCTGGAAGAGTATCGCCAGAGTGTACATCCGGTTATTCTAAGGCTTATACGCAGCATTGCAAGAACTGGTATGTTGATGGGGAAAGAGGTATCGGTGTGTGGTGAAGCTGCCGGGGAAGCGATGAGTGCGGCATTGCTGGTGGGTGCGGGTATTTCTTCACTCTCTATGCAACCAAACTCCATCCCAATTGTCAAAGAAGCGTTAAGTAACTGGCGCTACTCCGATCTCAAAAAACTATCCCGAAAAGCACTGCAACTCGAAACCAATCTCAAAGTCACAGAGCTTCTGGAAAAATTCTCCAAACAACAGAACGGTGTCTGA
- a CDS encoding tetracenomycin polyketide synthesis protein — MDHVYVRAEEQFKVLAGSERSQAAIMVVKAGQTTGSLDNMHLSSDQWLYVMQGSGKAVVEGIDIELKPGMLLLIEAGEVHEIFASEEENLETLNIYAPPEYPLD, encoded by the coding sequence ATGGATCATGTGTATGTAAGAGCAGAAGAACAATTTAAGGTACTTGCTGGTTCTGAACGTTCGCAGGCTGCTATCATGGTCGTAAAAGCGGGGCAGACAACAGGGAGTCTGGACAATATGCACCTTAGCAGTGATCAGTGGCTATATGTGATGCAGGGCTCAGGAAAAGCTGTTGTGGAGGGAATCGATATAGAGCTTAAGCCGGGAATGCTTCTTTTGATAGAAGCTGGTGAGGTACATGAGATTTTTGCAAGTGAAGAGGAAAATCTCGAAACACTAAACATTTATGCTCCCCCGGAATATCCTCTCGATTAG
- a CDS encoding D-cysteine desulfhydrase → MSLKKSDKMQLPVFRYFPGLVGKLPFYSISTYPTPLKHLKNFSRNHENTEIFIKRDDLSGTIYGGNKIRKLEFLIGQAKAQNSERIVTSGAAGSNHALASAIYSKLAGFKTTLLLCDQPNSPAVRENLIADLSCGAQIKYLNSWNTLSRCLQEENGRSKESRSYVIPAGGSSALGTVGFVNAGLELAEQIREDVIPCPERIFVAIGTMGTAAGLLLGLRAAGLQIPLTGVRVVPSFVANEGELEALFVSTNQLLHDLSPSFPIIHLKDGDISIDHSQFGSDYGETTLEAKRVKAELLDSEQISLDMVYTGKAFSGLVSYLKGKVPEKNILFWHTKNSRTLPWELREGDYHHLPPGLSAYFKSSDRA, encoded by the coding sequence ATGAGCCTGAAAAAAAGTGACAAAATGCAGCTTCCCGTTTTCAGATATTTCCCCGGTTTGGTTGGAAAACTTCCGTTTTACTCAATAAGCACTTACCCAACCCCATTGAAGCATCTGAAAAACTTTTCCCGCAATCATGAAAACACTGAAATTTTTATAAAACGAGATGATCTGAGCGGAACAATTTATGGCGGCAATAAGATCCGCAAACTCGAATTCCTGATCGGCCAGGCAAAAGCTCAGAACTCAGAGCGAATCGTCACTTCCGGAGCTGCAGGCTCAAACCATGCACTGGCAAGTGCGATTTACAGTAAGTTGGCAGGATTCAAGACAACTCTTCTGCTTTGTGACCAGCCAAACAGCCCCGCTGTTCGGGAAAATCTGATTGCAGACCTATCCTGTGGAGCCCAAATTAAATATTTAAACTCCTGGAACACACTGTCCCGTTGTCTTCAGGAGGAGAACGGCCGCAGCAAGGAGAGCAGAAGTTACGTAATTCCTGCAGGTGGCTCATCAGCTCTGGGCACAGTGGGTTTTGTAAATGCCGGACTTGAACTTGCAGAACAGATAAGGGAAGATGTTATCCCCTGTCCGGAGAGGATATTCGTTGCTATTGGTACTATGGGCACTGCAGCAGGTTTACTTTTAGGGCTCAGGGCCGCAGGCCTTCAGATTCCCCTTACAGGAGTTAGAGTTGTGCCTTCATTTGTGGCAAATGAGGGAGAGCTGGAAGCTCTTTTCGTCTCAACTAACCAGCTTCTCCATGATTTATCCCCGTCTTTTCCCATTATACATCTAAAGGATGGTGATATATCGATAGATCACTCTCAATTTGGCTCTGATTACGGGGAAACCACACTAGAGGCAAAGAGGGTAAAGGCCGAGCTCCTGGATTCAGAGCAAATAAGTCTTGATATGGTATACACAGGCAAAGCATTTTCCGGATTAGTCTCTTACCTCAAAGGCAAAGTCCCGGAGAAAAACATTCTCTTCTGGCATACCAAGAATTCCCGTACTCTTCCTTGGGAGCTAAGAGAAGGCGATTACCACCATCTTCCCCCCGGGCTGAGTGCCTACTTTAAATCCTCAGACAGAGCTTAG